A genomic stretch from Apis cerana isolate GH-2021 linkage group LG9, AcerK_1.0, whole genome shotgun sequence includes:
- the LOC107997492 gene encoding protein bric-a-brac 2 isoform X9, which yields MVSGGMAGQHYCLRWNNYQSNMTSVFHQLLQTEAFVDVTLACNEASLKAHKVVLSACSSYFQKLLLSNPCKHPTIIMPQDVCFNDLKFIIEFVYRGEIDVSQAELQSLLKTADQLKIKGLCEVPESRDGPPSVSLSSPPREPGTPRINFTKLKRHHPRYKRPRTTFEPRATDSRHYDRYKEEESNENYNWEHKETHIDWQPEDEECTEATAGAVVLETCQRNSNNSTITTGNTSTTSNNNNNNNNNNNNNNNGANDNGNGNSASNNNNGLGHYGHHPDPGEVDLPPETQPTPPSATLVGTTITHLRDPDHHSTDIQNCDSVKIKFETLHTMDSSDTIDIDSHMSDRASVSSKNAADSDNMMMITPELLGLMPSGSSVHSDSGENNSRGHSGQSSSHHHGSKSWTQEDMDAALEALRNHDMSLTKASATFGIPSTTLWQRAHRLGIDTPKKDGPTKSWSDESLNNALDALRTGTISANKASKAFGIPSSTLYKIARREGIRLAAPFNASPTTWSPADLDRALEAIRSGQTSVQRASTEFGIPTGTLYGRCKREGIELSRSNPTPWSEDAMTEALEAVRLGHMSINQAAIHYNLPYSSLYGRFKRGKYEEPTVGEISQDGSSPHFHQSPSQNHSSAVPDQMPYQGS from the exons CGGCGGCATGGCCGGGCAGCACTACTGCCTGCGCTGGAATAACTACCAATCAAACATGACGTCCGTTTTCCATCAACTACTTCAAACGGAAGCTTTTGTCGACGTTACTCTCGCATGTAACGAAGCTTCCTTAAAAGCTCACAAG GTGGTATTATCGGCGTGCAGTTCCTACTTTCAAAAGCTCCTACTTTCAAATCCCTGCAAACATCCGACAATCATTATGCCACAAGATGTATGCTTCAATGatctcaaatttataatagaattcgtCTACAGAGGGGAGATCGATGTTTCGCAAGCAGAACTTCAG TCACTGTTGAAAACAGCCGATCAACTAAAGATCAAAGGATTGTGCGAGGTGCCTGAAAGCAGAGACGGCCCGCCCTCGGTAAGTTTGAGTTCACCGCCGAGAGAGCCTGGTACACCTAGGATAAATTTCACCAAGCTGAAGAGGCATCATCCGAGATACAAGAGGCCCAGAACGACGTTCGAACCTCGTGCCACGGATTCCAGGCATTACGATCGATACAAAGAGGAggaatcgaacgaaaattaCAATTGGGAGCATAAAGAG ACCCACATAGACTGGCAACCCGAAGATGAAGAGTGCACGGAGGCAACAGCGGGAGCAGTAGTCTTGGAAACTTGCCAACGCAACAGTAACAATAGTACCATTACCACCGGCAACACCAGCACCACtagcaataataacaataataacaacaataataataataacaacaacaacggcGCTAACGACAACGGCAACGGTAACAGTGCGAGCAATAACAACAACG GCCTCGGACATTATGGCCATCATCCGGATCCCGGAGAGGTTGATCTACCACCTGAAACACAACCAACACCACCAAGTGCCACGTTGGTCGGCACTACGATTACCCATTTAAGAGACCCAGATCATCATTCCACAG ACATTCAAAATTGTGACAgtgtaaaaatcaaatttgaaacgtTACATACGATGGATTCGTCGGACACGATCGATATTGACAGCCACATGTCGGATCGGGCGAGCGTTAGTTCAAAGAACGCGGCTGATAGTGATAATATGATGATGATCACACCGGAGTTACTTGGATTAATGCCCTCTGGGAGTTCTGTTCATTCGGATTCAGgcgaaaataattcaagagGGCATTCTGGACAATCCAGTTCTCATCACCATGGCTCAAAGTCGTGGACTCAAGAGGATATGGATGCCGCTCTGGAAGCCTTAAGAAATCACGATATGAGCCTTACGAAAGCTTCTG CAACGTTCGGTATACCCTCGACGACCTTGTGGCAAAGAGCGCATCGGCTTGGCATCGATACTCCAAAAAAGGATGGACCTACTAAATCATGGAGCGATGAAAGTTTAAACAATGCGCTTGATGCATTACGAACGGGCACAATATCGGCGAACAAAGCTTCCAAAGCGTTCGGCATACCATCGAGCACCTTGTACAAAATCGCGAGAAGAGAAGGCATCAGATTGGCTGCACCTTTCAACGCCAGTCCCACTACCTGGTCACCCGCTGATCTCGATCGCGCTCTTGAAGCGATACGTTCCGGTCAAACGTCTGTGCAAAGAGCCTCCACGGAATTTGGAATACCGACAGGAACGTTATATGGTAGATGCAAAAGAGAAGGAATAGAACTTAGTAGGAGCAATCCTACTCCATGGAGCGAAGATGCTATGACCGAAGCTCTCGAAGCTGTCag GTTAGGCCACATGAGCATTAATCAAGCAGCAATTCATTATAACCTACCGTACTCTTCTTTATACGGTCGTtttaaaagaggaaaatatGAAGAACCAACAGTTGGTGAGATATCTCAAGACGGTAGCAGTCCTCATTTCCATCAAAGTCCAAGCCAAAATCATTCGTCTGCCGTACCGGATCAAATGCCGTATCAAGGCAGCTGA
- the LOC107997492 gene encoding protein bric-a-brac 2 isoform X8, whose protein sequence is MVSGGMAGQHYCLRWNNYQSNMTSVFHQLLQTEAFVDVTLACNEASLKAHKVVLSACSSYFQKLLLSNPCKHPTIIMPQDVCFNDLKFIIEFVYRGEIDVSQAELQSLLKTADQLKIKGLCEVPESRDGPPSVSLSSPPREPGTPRINFTKLKRHHPRYKRPRTTFEPRATDSRHYDRYKEEESNENYNWEHKETHIDWQPEDEECTEATAGAVVLETCQRNSNNSTITTGNTSTTSNNNNNNNNNNNNNNNGANDNGNGNSASNNNNGDMFCHTGLGHYGHHPDPGEVDLPPETQPTPPSATLVGTTITHLRDPDHHSTDIQNCDSVKIKFETLHTMDSSDTIDIDSHMSDRASVSSKNAADSDNMMMITPELLGLMPSGSSVHSDSGENNSRGHSGQSSSHHHGSKSWTQEDMDAALEALRNHDMSLTKASATFGIPSTTLWQRAHRLGIDTPKKDGPTKSWSDESLNNALDALRTGTISANKASKAFGIPSSTLYKIARREGIRLAAPFNASPTTWSPADLDRALEAIRSGQTSVQRASTEFGIPTGTLYGRCKREGIELSRSNPTPWSEDAMTEALEAVRLGHMSINQAAIHYNLPYSSLYGRFKRGKYEEPTVGEISQDGSSPHFHQSPSQNHSSAVPDQMPYQGS, encoded by the exons CGGCGGCATGGCCGGGCAGCACTACTGCCTGCGCTGGAATAACTACCAATCAAACATGACGTCCGTTTTCCATCAACTACTTCAAACGGAAGCTTTTGTCGACGTTACTCTCGCATGTAACGAAGCTTCCTTAAAAGCTCACAAG GTGGTATTATCGGCGTGCAGTTCCTACTTTCAAAAGCTCCTACTTTCAAATCCCTGCAAACATCCGACAATCATTATGCCACAAGATGTATGCTTCAATGatctcaaatttataatagaattcgtCTACAGAGGGGAGATCGATGTTTCGCAAGCAGAACTTCAG TCACTGTTGAAAACAGCCGATCAACTAAAGATCAAAGGATTGTGCGAGGTGCCTGAAAGCAGAGACGGCCCGCCCTCGGTAAGTTTGAGTTCACCGCCGAGAGAGCCTGGTACACCTAGGATAAATTTCACCAAGCTGAAGAGGCATCATCCGAGATACAAGAGGCCCAGAACGACGTTCGAACCTCGTGCCACGGATTCCAGGCATTACGATCGATACAAAGAGGAggaatcgaacgaaaattaCAATTGGGAGCATAAAGAG ACCCACATAGACTGGCAACCCGAAGATGAAGAGTGCACGGAGGCAACAGCGGGAGCAGTAGTCTTGGAAACTTGCCAACGCAACAGTAACAATAGTACCATTACCACCGGCAACACCAGCACCACtagcaataataacaataataacaacaataataataataacaacaacaacggcGCTAACGACAACGGCAACGGTAACAGTGCGAGCAATAACAACAACG gtGACATGTTTTGTCATACAGGCCTCGGACATTATGGCCATCATCCGGATCCCGGAGAGGTTGATCTACCACCTGAAACACAACCAACACCACCAAGTGCCACGTTGGTCGGCACTACGATTACCCATTTAAGAGACCCAGATCATCATTCCACAG ACATTCAAAATTGTGACAgtgtaaaaatcaaatttgaaacgtTACATACGATGGATTCGTCGGACACGATCGATATTGACAGCCACATGTCGGATCGGGCGAGCGTTAGTTCAAAGAACGCGGCTGATAGTGATAATATGATGATGATCACACCGGAGTTACTTGGATTAATGCCCTCTGGGAGTTCTGTTCATTCGGATTCAGgcgaaaataattcaagagGGCATTCTGGACAATCCAGTTCTCATCACCATGGCTCAAAGTCGTGGACTCAAGAGGATATGGATGCCGCTCTGGAAGCCTTAAGAAATCACGATATGAGCCTTACGAAAGCTTCTG CAACGTTCGGTATACCCTCGACGACCTTGTGGCAAAGAGCGCATCGGCTTGGCATCGATACTCCAAAAAAGGATGGACCTACTAAATCATGGAGCGATGAAAGTTTAAACAATGCGCTTGATGCATTACGAACGGGCACAATATCGGCGAACAAAGCTTCCAAAGCGTTCGGCATACCATCGAGCACCTTGTACAAAATCGCGAGAAGAGAAGGCATCAGATTGGCTGCACCTTTCAACGCCAGTCCCACTACCTGGTCACCCGCTGATCTCGATCGCGCTCTTGAAGCGATACGTTCCGGTCAAACGTCTGTGCAAAGAGCCTCCACGGAATTTGGAATACCGACAGGAACGTTATATGGTAGATGCAAAAGAGAAGGAATAGAACTTAGTAGGAGCAATCCTACTCCATGGAGCGAAGATGCTATGACCGAAGCTCTCGAAGCTGTCag GTTAGGCCACATGAGCATTAATCAAGCAGCAATTCATTATAACCTACCGTACTCTTCTTTATACGGTCGTtttaaaagaggaaaatatGAAGAACCAACAGTTGGTGAGATATCTCAAGACGGTAGCAGTCCTCATTTCCATCAAAGTCCAAGCCAAAATCATTCGTCTGCCGTACCGGATCAAATGCCGTATCAAGGCAGCTGA
- the LOC107997492 gene encoding uncharacterized protein LOC107997492 isoform X1, producing the protein MPCALSTERRMPFHFRWASPRRRSGPARNYPLVLRGRNLLVHGFVWLFHDVDSTNADTASFSRRDFCASSSSSSSSSSSSSFYFFLSLLLFLSYHLLFLHLFLLLFQLLLFLRLFFLLFLPPFILFFFLRLFLFLYFLLSSLSSLLAILPLISLLFSSFSFSILIFSLFVFRFVSLLSFFPFFLLVAYDLSFVYFSITHQIFLIPFFLLFSSLPISSVYIFTLSTRDHSSTEYCSQSLLKTADQLKIKGLCEVPESRDGPPSVSLSSPPREPGTPRINFTKLKRHHPRYKRPRTTFEPRATDSRHYDRYKEEESNENYNWEHKETHIDWQPEDEECTEATAGAVVLETCQRNSNNSTITTGNTSTTSNNNNNNNNNNNNNNNGANDNGNGNSASNNNNGDMFCHTGLGHYGHHPDPGEVDLPPETQPTPPSATLVGTTITHLRDPDHHSTDIQNCDSVKIKFETLHTMDSSDTIDIDSHMSDRASVSSKNAADSDNMMMITPELLGLMPSGSSVHSDSGENNSRGHSGQSSSHHHGSKSWTQEDMDAALEALRNHDMSLTKASATFGIPSTTLWQRAHRLGIDTPKKDGPTKSWSDESLNNALDALRTGTISANKASKAFGIPSSTLYKIARREGIRLAAPFNASPTTWSPADLDRALEAIRSGQTSVQRASTEFGIPTGTLYGRCKREGIELSRSNPTPWSEDAMTEALEAVRLGHMSINQAAIHYNLPYSSLYGRFKRGKYEEPTVGEISQDGSSPHFHQSPSQNHSSAVPDQMPYQGS; encoded by the exons ATGCCGTGCGCCCTCAGCACGGAGCGCCGAATGCCATTTCACTTTCGTTGGGCTTCGCCGCGTAGGAGATCGGGCCCTGCCAGGAATTATCCTCTCGTTCTACGTGGTCGTAACCTCCTCGTACACGGTTTCGTCTGGCTTTTTCACGACGTCGACTCTACTAACGCCGATACCGCCTCGTTTTCTCGTCGTGACTTCTgcgcctcttcttcttcttcttcttcttcttcttcttcttcctctttttatttttttctttctcttctcctcttcctctcctaccacctcctcttccttcacctttttcttctccttttccaactcctcctcttcctccgcctcttcttcctcctcttccttcctccctttatcttattcttctttctacgtcttttcctttttctttatttccttctgtcttctctttcttctctattAGCTATTCTACCTTtaatttctctccttttctcttccttttctttctccattttaattttttctttatttgtttttcgctttgtttctcttctttcttttttcccttttttcttgcTCGTCGCATATGATCTTtcctttgtttatttttcaatcactcatcaaattttccttattcctttctttcttcttttttcttctcttcctatTTCTTCCGTGTACATCTTTACACTTTCAACGAGGGATCATTCGTCCACGGAATATTGCAGTCAG TCACTGTTGAAAACAGCCGATCAACTAAAGATCAAAGGATTGTGCGAGGTGCCTGAAAGCAGAGACGGCCCGCCCTCGGTAAGTTTGAGTTCACCGCCGAGAGAGCCTGGTACACCTAGGATAAATTTCACCAAGCTGAAGAGGCATCATCCGAGATACAAGAGGCCCAGAACGACGTTCGAACCTCGTGCCACGGATTCCAGGCATTACGATCGATACAAAGAGGAggaatcgaacgaaaattaCAATTGGGAGCATAAAGAG ACCCACATAGACTGGCAACCCGAAGATGAAGAGTGCACGGAGGCAACAGCGGGAGCAGTAGTCTTGGAAACTTGCCAACGCAACAGTAACAATAGTACCATTACCACCGGCAACACCAGCACCACtagcaataataacaataataacaacaataataataataacaacaacaacggcGCTAACGACAACGGCAACGGTAACAGTGCGAGCAATAACAACAACG gtGACATGTTTTGTCATACAGGCCTCGGACATTATGGCCATCATCCGGATCCCGGAGAGGTTGATCTACCACCTGAAACACAACCAACACCACCAAGTGCCACGTTGGTCGGCACTACGATTACCCATTTAAGAGACCCAGATCATCATTCCACAG ACATTCAAAATTGTGACAgtgtaaaaatcaaatttgaaacgtTACATACGATGGATTCGTCGGACACGATCGATATTGACAGCCACATGTCGGATCGGGCGAGCGTTAGTTCAAAGAACGCGGCTGATAGTGATAATATGATGATGATCACACCGGAGTTACTTGGATTAATGCCCTCTGGGAGTTCTGTTCATTCGGATTCAGgcgaaaataattcaagagGGCATTCTGGACAATCCAGTTCTCATCACCATGGCTCAAAGTCGTGGACTCAAGAGGATATGGATGCCGCTCTGGAAGCCTTAAGAAATCACGATATGAGCCTTACGAAAGCTTCTG CAACGTTCGGTATACCCTCGACGACCTTGTGGCAAAGAGCGCATCGGCTTGGCATCGATACTCCAAAAAAGGATGGACCTACTAAATCATGGAGCGATGAAAGTTTAAACAATGCGCTTGATGCATTACGAACGGGCACAATATCGGCGAACAAAGCTTCCAAAGCGTTCGGCATACCATCGAGCACCTTGTACAAAATCGCGAGAAGAGAAGGCATCAGATTGGCTGCACCTTTCAACGCCAGTCCCACTACCTGGTCACCCGCTGATCTCGATCGCGCTCTTGAAGCGATACGTTCCGGTCAAACGTCTGTGCAAAGAGCCTCCACGGAATTTGGAATACCGACAGGAACGTTATATGGTAGATGCAAAAGAGAAGGAATAGAACTTAGTAGGAGCAATCCTACTCCATGGAGCGAAGATGCTATGACCGAAGCTCTCGAAGCTGTCag GTTAGGCCACATGAGCATTAATCAAGCAGCAATTCATTATAACCTACCGTACTCTTCTTTATACGGTCGTtttaaaagaggaaaatatGAAGAACCAACAGTTGGTGAGATATCTCAAGACGGTAGCAGTCCTCATTTCCATCAAAGTCCAAGCCAAAATCATTCGTCTGCCGTACCGGATCAAATGCCGTATCAAGGCAGCTGA
- the LOC107997492 gene encoding uncharacterized protein LOC107997492 isoform X2 encodes MPCALSTERRMPFHFRWASPRRRSGPARNYPLVLRGRNLLVHGFVWLFHDVDSTNADTASFSRRDFCASSSSSSSSSSSSSFYFFLSLLLFLSYHLLFLHLFLLLFQLLLFLRLFFLLFLPPFILFFFLRLFLFLYFLLSSLSSLLAILPLISLLFSSFSFSILIFSLFVFRFVSLLSFFPFFLLVAYDLSFVYFSITHQIFLIPFFLLFSSLPISSVYIFTLSTRDHSSTEYCSQSLLKTADQLKIKGLCEVPESRDGPPSVSLSSPPREPGTPRINFTKLKRHHPRYKRPRTTFEPRATDSRHYDRYKEEESNENYNWEHKETHIDWQPEDEECTEATAGAVVLETCQRNSNNSTITTGNTSTTSNNNNNNNNNNNNNNNGANDNGNGNSASNNNNGLGHYGHHPDPGEVDLPPETQPTPPSATLVGTTITHLRDPDHHSTDIQNCDSVKIKFETLHTMDSSDTIDIDSHMSDRASVSSKNAADSDNMMMITPELLGLMPSGSSVHSDSGENNSRGHSGQSSSHHHGSKSWTQEDMDAALEALRNHDMSLTKASATFGIPSTTLWQRAHRLGIDTPKKDGPTKSWSDESLNNALDALRTGTISANKASKAFGIPSSTLYKIARREGIRLAAPFNASPTTWSPADLDRALEAIRSGQTSVQRASTEFGIPTGTLYGRCKREGIELSRSNPTPWSEDAMTEALEAVRLGHMSINQAAIHYNLPYSSLYGRFKRGKYEEPTVGEISQDGSSPHFHQSPSQNHSSAVPDQMPYQGS; translated from the exons ATGCCGTGCGCCCTCAGCACGGAGCGCCGAATGCCATTTCACTTTCGTTGGGCTTCGCCGCGTAGGAGATCGGGCCCTGCCAGGAATTATCCTCTCGTTCTACGTGGTCGTAACCTCCTCGTACACGGTTTCGTCTGGCTTTTTCACGACGTCGACTCTACTAACGCCGATACCGCCTCGTTTTCTCGTCGTGACTTCTgcgcctcttcttcttcttcttcttcttcttcttcttcttcctctttttatttttttctttctcttctcctcttcctctcctaccacctcctcttccttcacctttttcttctccttttccaactcctcctcttcctccgcctcttcttcctcctcttccttcctccctttatcttattcttctttctacgtcttttcctttttctttatttccttctgtcttctctttcttctctattAGCTATTCTACCTTtaatttctctccttttctcttccttttctttctccattttaattttttctttatttgtttttcgctttgtttctcttctttcttttttcccttttttcttgcTCGTCGCATATGATCTTtcctttgtttatttttcaatcactcatcaaattttccttattcctttctttcttcttttttcttctcttcctatTTCTTCCGTGTACATCTTTACACTTTCAACGAGGGATCATTCGTCCACGGAATATTGCAGTCAG TCACTGTTGAAAACAGCCGATCAACTAAAGATCAAAGGATTGTGCGAGGTGCCTGAAAGCAGAGACGGCCCGCCCTCGGTAAGTTTGAGTTCACCGCCGAGAGAGCCTGGTACACCTAGGATAAATTTCACCAAGCTGAAGAGGCATCATCCGAGATACAAGAGGCCCAGAACGACGTTCGAACCTCGTGCCACGGATTCCAGGCATTACGATCGATACAAAGAGGAggaatcgaacgaaaattaCAATTGGGAGCATAAAGAG ACCCACATAGACTGGCAACCCGAAGATGAAGAGTGCACGGAGGCAACAGCGGGAGCAGTAGTCTTGGAAACTTGCCAACGCAACAGTAACAATAGTACCATTACCACCGGCAACACCAGCACCACtagcaataataacaataataacaacaataataataataacaacaacaacggcGCTAACGACAACGGCAACGGTAACAGTGCGAGCAATAACAACAACG GCCTCGGACATTATGGCCATCATCCGGATCCCGGAGAGGTTGATCTACCACCTGAAACACAACCAACACCACCAAGTGCCACGTTGGTCGGCACTACGATTACCCATTTAAGAGACCCAGATCATCATTCCACAG ACATTCAAAATTGTGACAgtgtaaaaatcaaatttgaaacgtTACATACGATGGATTCGTCGGACACGATCGATATTGACAGCCACATGTCGGATCGGGCGAGCGTTAGTTCAAAGAACGCGGCTGATAGTGATAATATGATGATGATCACACCGGAGTTACTTGGATTAATGCCCTCTGGGAGTTCTGTTCATTCGGATTCAGgcgaaaataattcaagagGGCATTCTGGACAATCCAGTTCTCATCACCATGGCTCAAAGTCGTGGACTCAAGAGGATATGGATGCCGCTCTGGAAGCCTTAAGAAATCACGATATGAGCCTTACGAAAGCTTCTG CAACGTTCGGTATACCCTCGACGACCTTGTGGCAAAGAGCGCATCGGCTTGGCATCGATACTCCAAAAAAGGATGGACCTACTAAATCATGGAGCGATGAAAGTTTAAACAATGCGCTTGATGCATTACGAACGGGCACAATATCGGCGAACAAAGCTTCCAAAGCGTTCGGCATACCATCGAGCACCTTGTACAAAATCGCGAGAAGAGAAGGCATCAGATTGGCTGCACCTTTCAACGCCAGTCCCACTACCTGGTCACCCGCTGATCTCGATCGCGCTCTTGAAGCGATACGTTCCGGTCAAACGTCTGTGCAAAGAGCCTCCACGGAATTTGGAATACCGACAGGAACGTTATATGGTAGATGCAAAAGAGAAGGAATAGAACTTAGTAGGAGCAATCCTACTCCATGGAGCGAAGATGCTATGACCGAAGCTCTCGAAGCTGTCag GTTAGGCCACATGAGCATTAATCAAGCAGCAATTCATTATAACCTACCGTACTCTTCTTTATACGGTCGTtttaaaagaggaaaatatGAAGAACCAACAGTTGGTGAGATATCTCAAGACGGTAGCAGTCCTCATTTCCATCAAAGTCCAAGCCAAAATCATTCGTCTGCCGTACCGGATCAAATGCCGTATCAAGGCAGCTGA
- the LOC107997492 gene encoding uncharacterized protein LOC107997492 isoform X10 has protein sequence MPCALSTERRMPFHFRWASPRRRSGPARNYPLVLRGRNLLVHGFVWLFHDVDSTNADTASFSRRDFCASSSSSSSSSSSSSFYFFLSLLLFLSYHLLFLHLFLLLFQLLLFLRLFFLLFLPPFILFFFLRLFLFLYFLLSSLSSLLAILPLISLLFSSFSFSILIFSLFVFRFVSLLSFFPFFLLVAYDLSFVYFSITHQIFLIPFFLLFSSLPISSVYIFTLSTRDHSSTEYCSQSLLKTADQLKIKGLCEVPESRDGPPSVSLSSPPREPGTPRINFTKLKRHHPRYKRPRTTFEPRATDSRHYDRYKEEESNENYNWEHKETHIDWQPEDEECTEATAGAVVLETCQRNSNNSTITTGNTSTTSNNNNNNNNNNNNNNNGANDNGNGNSASNNNNGDMFCHTGLGHYGHHPDPGEVDLPPETQPTPPSATLVGTTITHLRDPDHHSTDIQNCDSVKIKFETLHTMDSSDTIDIDSHMSDRASVSSKNAADSDNMMMITPELLGLMPSGSSVHSDSGENNSRGHSGQSSSHHHGSKSWTQEDMDAALEALRNHDMSLTKASAFSYLIQWSRDHFSNVRYTLDDLVAKSASAWHRYSKKGWTY, from the exons ATGCCGTGCGCCCTCAGCACGGAGCGCCGAATGCCATTTCACTTTCGTTGGGCTTCGCCGCGTAGGAGATCGGGCCCTGCCAGGAATTATCCTCTCGTTCTACGTGGTCGTAACCTCCTCGTACACGGTTTCGTCTGGCTTTTTCACGACGTCGACTCTACTAACGCCGATACCGCCTCGTTTTCTCGTCGTGACTTCTgcgcctcttcttcttcttcttcttcttcttcttcttcttcctctttttatttttttctttctcttctcctcttcctctcctaccacctcctcttccttcacctttttcttctccttttccaactcctcctcttcctccgcctcttcttcctcctcttccttcctccctttatcttattcttctttctacgtcttttcctttttctttatttccttctgtcttctctttcttctctattAGCTATTCTACCTTtaatttctctccttttctcttccttttctttctccattttaattttttctttatttgtttttcgctttgtttctcttctttcttttttcccttttttcttgcTCGTCGCATATGATCTTtcctttgtttatttttcaatcactcatcaaattttccttattcctttctttcttcttttttcttctcttcctatTTCTTCCGTGTACATCTTTACACTTTCAACGAGGGATCATTCGTCCACGGAATATTGCAGTCAG TCACTGTTGAAAACAGCCGATCAACTAAAGATCAAAGGATTGTGCGAGGTGCCTGAAAGCAGAGACGGCCCGCCCTCGGTAAGTTTGAGTTCACCGCCGAGAGAGCCTGGTACACCTAGGATAAATTTCACCAAGCTGAAGAGGCATCATCCGAGATACAAGAGGCCCAGAACGACGTTCGAACCTCGTGCCACGGATTCCAGGCATTACGATCGATACAAAGAGGAggaatcgaacgaaaattaCAATTGGGAGCATAAAGAG ACCCACATAGACTGGCAACCCGAAGATGAAGAGTGCACGGAGGCAACAGCGGGAGCAGTAGTCTTGGAAACTTGCCAACGCAACAGTAACAATAGTACCATTACCACCGGCAACACCAGCACCACtagcaataataacaataataacaacaataataataataacaacaacaacggcGCTAACGACAACGGCAACGGTAACAGTGCGAGCAATAACAACAACG gtGACATGTTTTGTCATACAGGCCTCGGACATTATGGCCATCATCCGGATCCCGGAGAGGTTGATCTACCACCTGAAACACAACCAACACCACCAAGTGCCACGTTGGTCGGCACTACGATTACCCATTTAAGAGACCCAGATCATCATTCCACAG ACATTCAAAATTGTGACAgtgtaaaaatcaaatttgaaacgtTACATACGATGGATTCGTCGGACACGATCGATATTGACAGCCACATGTCGGATCGGGCGAGCGTTAGTTCAAAGAACGCGGCTGATAGTGATAATATGATGATGATCACACCGGAGTTACTTGGATTAATGCCCTCTGGGAGTTCTGTTCATTCGGATTCAGgcgaaaataattcaagagGGCATTCTGGACAATCCAGTTCTCATCACCATGGCTCAAAGTCGTGGACTCAAGAGGATATGGATGCCGCTCTGGAAGCCTTAAGAAATCACGATATGAGCCTTACGAAAGCTTCTG CGTTCTCCTATTTAATTCAGTGGTCTCGCGATCATTTTAGCAACGTTCGGTATACCCTCGACGACCTTGTGGCAAAGAGCGCATCGGCTTGGCATCGATACTCCAAAAAAGGATGGACCTACTAA